A section of the Leptospira terpstrae serovar Hualin str. LT 11-33 = ATCC 700639 genome encodes:
- a CDS encoding DNA methyltransferase, translating to MAGAGRLLKDSDKIVFGEFWTAKQRQGHPIHHTVSYRASFKPELPSFFMKEFLKKKNRVVYDPFGGRGTTAIQANIEGHVAVHNDIHPLSIFLASARQYVPKLEDLEKKLNSLNLEAEVEDDPFDVNLLPFFHPRTLKEIKNLKKCMAEDPSVEMKFISLIALSRLHGHSTGFFSVYTFPQVSIPPEAQAKNNIKRGQTPEYRPIKPRIYQKMKRDLALPIPPFYHEFSKNNLYSLNSANSVPNLDSESVDLIVTSPPFLDKVDYEGDNWLRHWFLDISKSKDRKLSIFSNLNDWNEFIRSTLKESARVLKKGAYMVMEVGEVKKGNSILYLDEDVVRMAEGTGLVWNKTYVHTQSFTKLSNCWQVSNNEKGTNSNRCVVLRKVL from the coding sequence ATGGCAGGAGCAGGCAGACTATTAAAGGATTCCGATAAGATTGTATTTGGTGAGTTTTGGACTGCAAAACAACGCCAAGGACATCCAATTCATCATACTGTAAGTTATAGAGCATCATTTAAACCGGAACTTCCTTCTTTCTTTATGAAGGAATTCTTAAAAAAGAAAAACAGAGTCGTATATGATCCGTTTGGTGGTAGAGGGACTACTGCGATTCAAGCTAATATTGAAGGGCATGTGGCAGTACATAATGACATCCATCCTTTGTCTATTTTTCTTGCGAGTGCTAGGCAATACGTACCTAAACTCGAAGATTTAGAAAAGAAGTTAAATTCATTGAATTTAGAAGCGGAAGTAGAGGATGATCCTTTTGATGTAAATCTCTTACCTTTTTTCCATCCGCGTACTCTTAAGGAGATCAAAAACCTAAAAAAATGTATGGCAGAAGATCCGTCAGTAGAAATGAAATTCATTTCTCTAATCGCCTTGTCTCGGTTACATGGACATAGCACTGGATTTTTTTCTGTATACACTTTTCCTCAAGTGTCGATTCCTCCGGAAGCGCAGGCAAAAAATAATATCAAACGTGGCCAAACTCCAGAATACCGGCCAATCAAACCAAGAATCTATCAAAAGATGAAACGTGATTTGGCTCTTCCCATTCCACCGTTTTACCATGAATTCTCTAAGAATAATTTATACTCACTGAATTCAGCAAACTCTGTTCCTAACTTAGATTCTGAATCTGTAGATTTGATTGTGACTTCCCCACCTTTTCTAGATAAGGTGGACTATGAAGGTGACAATTGGTTGAGGCATTGGTTTTTGGACATTAGCAAGTCAAAAGATAGAAAACTCAGCATCTTCAGTAATTTGAATGATTGGAATGAGTTCATTCGATCTACCTTAAAAGAGTCAGCAAGAGTTCTTAAAAAAGGTGCTTACATGGTGATGGAAGTAGGGGAAGTCAAAAAAGGAAATTCTATTCTGTATTTGGATGAGGATGTGGTTCGGATGGCGGAAGGGACAGGTCTTGTTTGGAACAAAACCTATGTTCATACGCAGAGTTTCACAAAACTTTCGAATTGTTGGCAAGTTTCCAATAACGAAAAAGGTACAAATTCCAATCGTTGTGTGGTTTTACGGAAAGTTTTATAA
- a CDS encoding PilZ domain-containing protein has translation MDKEIKDPDGILKVITALFGKLPAYIINSEKEYPVKIIALKNKALIIRTNLKFPSRDRVLTVVHNGSKFLAHFIVAGGDGNEIEILTPVKIKITAASRQGARVEASQIQTGMVVSNIINVNDVSKAIGFDDKKVDTILLAYRAKLTKAFPLSSIFFAGRMDNRLRLMHHYDKDIFIIDRKEKSTASADFFPFDEYLRIFDSSKIPDTYTSEICVPIKYKGYVHLGYVQVLAEKPLDFEIYKQIQTFANAVSRDIISTGVFQESRDVCQVMDLSMGGISFIHAPSRSFSRSVTLNGTILFDLNLEEGKRVTIRGIIKNIRNQETNFRVGCQFYNLTEKDLDILGAFLDAEKAEELANAPLEPLTAESSELVEETTESTSVGAVDEPGDPFGGAMDADFSSDEPISES, from the coding sequence ATGGATAAGGAAATCAAAGACCCCGATGGTATTTTAAAGGTAATTACTGCACTTTTCGGTAAACTTCCTGCCTATATTATTAATTCTGAAAAAGAATATCCAGTAAAGATCATTGCCTTAAAAAATAAAGCTCTCATCATTCGCACCAATCTTAAATTCCCCAGTCGGGACCGCGTCTTAACAGTGGTTCATAATGGCAGTAAGTTTTTAGCACATTTTATTGTCGCTGGTGGCGATGGAAATGAAATCGAAATTTTAACACCTGTTAAGATTAAAATTACAGCCGCATCAAGACAGGGTGCCAGGGTAGAAGCAAGCCAAATCCAAACAGGAATGGTTGTATCGAATATCATTAACGTAAATGATGTTTCCAAAGCTATTGGATTTGATGATAAAAAAGTGGATACTATTCTTTTGGCATACCGAGCAAAACTAACAAAAGCATTTCCATTATCTTCTATTTTTTTTGCCGGTCGTATGGACAACCGATTGAGACTCATGCATCATTATGATAAAGATATTTTTATCATTGATCGTAAGGAGAAATCAACTGCCTCAGCTGATTTTTTTCCATTTGATGAGTATTTAAGAATTTTCGATAGTTCTAAAATTCCAGATACATACACTTCAGAAATCTGCGTTCCTATTAAATATAAAGGTTATGTCCATTTAGGTTATGTCCAGGTTTTAGCAGAAAAACCTCTCGACTTTGAAATTTACAAACAAATTCAAACTTTCGCGAATGCTGTGAGTCGAGATATTATTAGTACGGGAGTATTCCAGGAATCCAGGGATGTTTGTCAGGTAATGGACTTAAGTATGGGTGGTATTAGTTTTATCCATGCTCCCTCCCGTTCTTTTTCAAGGTCTGTGACTTTAAATGGTACCATTCTTTTCGATTTAAACTTAGAAGAAGGCAAACGTGTTACAATCCGCGGAATCATAAAAAACATCCGTAACCAAGAAACAAATTTTCGAGTCGGTTGCCAGTTCTACAACCTAACAGAAAAAGATTTAGATATTCTTGGTGCCTTTTTAGATGCAGAAAAAGCAGAAGAATTGGCTAACGCTCCTTTGGAACCACTAACTGCAGAGTCGTCTGAATTAGTTGAAGAAACAACGGAGTCTACCTCCGTGGGAGCTGTGGATGAACCAGGGGATCCTTTTGGTGGTGCCATGGATGCCGATTTTTCTTCGGATGAACCCATCTCTGAATCTTAA
- a CDS encoding sensor domain-containing diguanylate cyclase, with protein MSFKENTDIVFEHYEKKIYDQKQLLEISRALNSTLDYKYLIDAILNICLAQLQTLHAAMYLEPEIDLGLFKLEPQSIKGFELSSEEQNYEIKIDSPLIHYFEEKPKAITMDQILQMESLKSIPDITYLRKMGAEILVPLNAKGKVNGLLVLGDKMTSEEFLEDEKEFMTTLANLAGIAVDNARLYELATVDMMTGLKIHHYFQTKLKEEMDRCRKKGTKLCLLFTDVDHFKRFNDTYGHQAGDVVLIEVAKQVIGAAQRHHIPARYGGEEFCLVMPGASEEEAMLKGEEIRKAVESMVVKNPNDGADLKVTLSVGVSSFRTTDRNNKDLIERADKALYQAKHSGRNRTICYKD; from the coding sequence TTGTCTTTTAAAGAAAACACTGATATCGTTTTTGAGCATTACGAAAAAAAAATCTACGACCAAAAACAACTACTGGAAATCTCTCGTGCCCTGAATTCCACGCTAGACTATAAATATTTAATTGATGCCATTCTAAATATTTGTTTGGCGCAGTTGCAGACTCTTCATGCAGCTATGTATTTAGAGCCTGAAATTGACTTGGGGTTGTTTAAATTAGAACCACAATCTATCAAAGGTTTTGAGTTAAGCTCGGAAGAACAAAACTACGAAATCAAAATTGATAGTCCCCTCATTCATTATTTTGAAGAAAAACCAAAAGCCATCACTATGGACCAAATCCTGCAGATGGAATCACTCAAGTCTATCCCTGACATTACTTATCTACGTAAGATGGGTGCAGAAATCCTTGTGCCTCTGAATGCCAAAGGAAAAGTCAATGGCCTTCTTGTTCTCGGGGACAAAATGACTTCCGAAGAATTTTTGGAAGATGAAAAAGAATTTATGACTACCCTTGCTAACCTCGCAGGGATTGCAGTGGACAATGCTCGTTTGTATGAATTGGCCACTGTAGATATGATGACGGGATTAAAAATCCATCACTATTTCCAAACCAAACTCAAAGAAGAAATGGATCGTTGTCGTAAAAAGGGAACTAAGTTATGTTTACTTTTTACTGACGTGGATCATTTCAAACGTTTTAATGATACTTATGGCCACCAAGCTGGTGATGTAGTTCTTATCGAGGTCGCCAAACAAGTAATCGGTGCAGCCCAGCGCCACCACATTCCGGCAAGATACGGCGGGGAAGAGTTTTGTCTAGTCATGCCAGGTGCTTCCGAAGAAGAAGCAATGCTAAAAGGAGAAGAGATCCGAAAAGCAGTGGAATCCATGGTTGTCAAAAATCCCAATGACGGAGCTGATCTTAAGGTCACTTTGTCTGTAGGTGTTTCCAGCTTCCGTACGACCGACAGAAACAACAAGGATCTGATTGAAAGGGCAGATAAAGCCTTATACCAGGCGAAACATTCTGGTCGAAACCGCACAATTTGTTATAAAGATTAG
- a CDS encoding pseudouridine synthase has product MTTYKSLIRYPYTGKTVFEFLTTKFPYHDPEEWNYLLEAGRVKVQDIIAPSQLVLKEGDTLTYEPIPGRIEEPDVDTNYSILEETEDFLFVDKPGNLPIHPAGRYRTKTLLNLLEKVYPIAIPVHRLDRETSGIVIFSKTEAGRTWLQKKFESRTVKKEYLAVVRGLFPKEVVLKGFIGRDLDSAIRKKMKFSPLEFEEAKSVSTNFLPLKYNESQNISLVLVRPITGRIHQIRASLLFLGFPILGDKLYGPRETMFLDFVNSGLTDSLLAELGFDRQLLHAHSISYMDDRIGKEILIKSKPLAEIESFFPNYKDYVP; this is encoded by the coding sequence ATGACTACTTACAAGTCATTGATTCGTTATCCGTATACGGGTAAGACTGTCTTTGAATTTCTCACCACAAAATTTCCCTACCACGACCCGGAAGAATGGAATTATTTACTAGAAGCAGGTCGGGTCAAAGTCCAAGACATCATTGCTCCGTCTCAATTGGTTCTGAAAGAAGGCGATACTTTAACCTATGAACCGATACCTGGTCGAATCGAGGAACCCGATGTTGATACGAACTATTCCATTCTAGAGGAAACAGAGGACTTTCTTTTTGTAGACAAACCAGGAAACTTACCCATACATCCAGCGGGAAGATACCGGACAAAGACATTACTCAATCTTTTGGAGAAGGTTTATCCTATAGCGATTCCTGTACATAGGCTTGACCGGGAAACCTCAGGGATTGTGATCTTTTCCAAAACGGAAGCGGGCCGCACTTGGCTCCAAAAGAAATTTGAATCAAGAACTGTAAAAAAAGAATACCTTGCAGTCGTTCGAGGTTTGTTTCCAAAGGAAGTTGTCCTTAAGGGTTTTATTGGTCGTGATTTGGATTCGGCGATTCGCAAAAAAATGAAATTTTCTCCATTGGAATTTGAAGAAGCCAAGTCAGTATCAACAAATTTCCTTCCTTTGAAATACAACGAATCGCAAAATATTAGCTTGGTGCTTGTCAGACCAATTACAGGTAGGATCCACCAAATTCGAGCCAGTCTACTTTTCTTAGGATTTCCGATCCTTGGGGATAAATTGTATGGACCAAGAGAGACAATGTTTTTGGATTTTGTAAATTCAGGACTTACTGATTCCTTACTTGCAGAACTTGGGTTTGATCGTCAATTATTACATGCACATAGCATAAGTTATATGGATGATCGAATTGGGAAAGAAATCCTGATCAAATCAAAACCACTGGCAGAGATAGAATCCTTCTTCCCAAATTACAAAGACTATGTCCCATAG
- a CDS encoding M16 family metallopeptidase has translation MMSKLRIFFLCFSLQFLPLFSQDQFFGTSESQFREKIKTIHLDNGLTVVLMKRGTSPTVALYIKFLVGAVDETPEEAGTAHLLEHMLFKGTKTVGTTDFEKEEKYQKQIEVWGTELDDLKLKIRDLTTRGETIPSTLQEEAETVNRRLKNLIQLQDAFIVKNEDSYIYEQNGEVGFNAYTSQDVTNYQIQLPNNRIEVWAKIESDRLKNPILREYYTERDVVIEERRMRTDDSGAGVLREKFFSLAFESHPYRKPVIGYSTGLPFLKIDDTKAFFQKHYTPDRMVISIVGQFDFEETESIIRKYFSDLKPGKPRSTYKVEEKSFPGEKRFKVYHPSGSQMMVGWLKPPYPHKDNSSFDVLSTILTSGTGSRLYKRLVLEEKIAVSVGAANGYPGERYQNYFVFFIKPKEDAKPELIEKIIWEELAKIKENGIPQEELDKVKNQMVSDFIKTLDENGSIADLLSYYQLLYGSWTGLFRQYSAIMKTSSNDIQTLIPTYLSKDKVVVGVLEDVRKKSE, from the coding sequence ATGATGTCGAAATTACGAATCTTTTTCCTTTGTTTCTCTCTACAATTTTTACCTCTTTTTTCCCAGGACCAATTCTTTGGAACCTCTGAATCCCAATTTCGCGAAAAGATAAAAACCATTCATTTGGACAATGGTCTGACTGTTGTGCTGATGAAGAGGGGAACTTCGCCTACCGTAGCCCTCTACATCAAATTTCTAGTGGGAGCAGTCGACGAAACTCCCGAAGAAGCAGGGACCGCCCACCTTTTGGAACATATGCTCTTTAAGGGAACAAAAACAGTGGGAACTACCGACTTCGAAAAAGAAGAAAAATACCAAAAACAAATCGAAGTTTGGGGAACAGAACTGGATGATCTGAAACTAAAAATTCGTGACCTTACGACAAGGGGAGAAACCATTCCTTCTACTTTGCAAGAGGAAGCGGAAACCGTAAATCGCAGGTTAAAAAATCTCATCCAACTCCAAGATGCCTTTATCGTAAAAAATGAAGATTCCTATATTTATGAACAAAATGGTGAAGTTGGTTTCAATGCCTATACTTCACAAGATGTTACAAACTACCAAATCCAACTTCCCAACAATCGAATTGAAGTTTGGGCAAAGATTGAATCAGACAGGTTAAAAAATCCTATCTTAAGAGAATATTATACGGAAAGGGACGTTGTGATTGAAGAACGTCGGATGCGCACTGACGATAGTGGAGCAGGTGTTTTGCGGGAAAAGTTTTTTTCTTTAGCATTTGAAAGCCATCCTTATCGAAAACCTGTGATTGGTTATTCCACAGGCCTTCCCTTTTTAAAAATAGATGATACTAAAGCATTCTTTCAAAAACACTACACTCCCGATAGAATGGTCATCTCCATAGTTGGACAGTTTGATTTTGAAGAAACAGAATCTATAATTCGTAAATATTTTTCGGATCTAAAACCAGGCAAACCAAGATCTACATATAAAGTGGAAGAAAAATCTTTCCCTGGAGAAAAACGATTCAAAGTCTATCATCCTTCCGGAAGTCAGATGATGGTTGGATGGCTAAAACCTCCCTATCCTCATAAAGATAATTCCTCTTTTGATGTATTATCCACTATTCTGACTTCAGGAACGGGATCGAGGTTGTACAAACGATTAGTTTTGGAAGAAAAGATAGCAGTGAGTGTAGGAGCTGCCAACGGTTATCCGGGTGAAAGATACCAAAATTATTTTGTATTCTTTATCAAACCTAAAGAGGATGCCAAACCAGAACTGATCGAAAAAATCATTTGGGAAGAATTAGCAAAGATAAAAGAAAATGGAATTCCCCAAGAGGAGTTGGACAAAGTAAAAAACCAAATGGTTTCAGACTTTATCAAAACTTTAGATGAAAATGGAAGTATTGCCGATCTACTTAGTTACTATCAGTTGTTATATGGAAGTTGGACTGGGCTTTTCCGCCAATATTCAGCTATCATGAAAACTTCATCCAATGATATCCAAACCCTCATTCCCACTTATCTCTCTAAAGATAAAGTTGTTGTCGGTGTTTTGGAAGATGTAAGGAAAAAATCAGAATGA
- the mnmA gene encoding tRNA 2-thiouridine(34) synthase MnmA, whose amino-acid sequence MKEKEKIIVAMSGGVDSAVAAGLLMEAGYDVIGVNLRTWEYEAPACDTTKKSCCSPEDIRDARDVGLSLNIPFYVIKMEKVFGERVIDRFINDYKDGRTPNPCVECNTFVKFGALFEQAKTLGIEKIATGHYARVIEVDGRYAIRNAVDMKKNQTYYLYGLSQENIKNTVFPLGEMDKSEVREIAKRMGLPVAEKPESQEICFIPENDYRSFLKKKGMEFTPGFFKLASGQIIGKHQGKEGFTIGQRKGLGIAWKNPLYVLAIEDDGTVVLGEEEETVSESFVLEEITYQALNPMEVGESKEMKVQIRYRSAPVYCLVTSLGNTWKVEFLEDVKSVTPGQSATFYPTNGDYLFAGGIIQKGSITRKVKKSTVVALAESVTI is encoded by the coding sequence GTGAAAGAAAAAGAAAAAATCATAGTGGCGATGAGTGGTGGGGTAGATAGCGCAGTAGCTGCAGGACTTCTTATGGAAGCGGGTTATGACGTGATCGGTGTGAACCTACGTACTTGGGAATACGAGGCTCCTGCCTGCGATACCACTAAAAAATCCTGTTGTTCTCCAGAAGACATTCGTGATGCACGGGATGTCGGACTTTCTTTAAACATTCCTTTTTATGTAATCAAAATGGAAAAGGTGTTTGGAGAACGAGTGATCGATCGTTTTATTAATGATTATAAAGATGGAAGGACTCCCAACCCATGTGTGGAATGCAACACCTTCGTCAAGTTTGGTGCTCTTTTTGAACAAGCAAAAACTTTAGGTATAGAAAAGATTGCAACGGGACATTATGCCCGTGTGATTGAAGTGGATGGACGTTACGCCATTCGAAATGCAGTGGACATGAAAAAAAATCAAACGTACTACTTGTACGGTTTGTCTCAAGAAAATATAAAAAATACAGTTTTTCCTTTAGGGGAGATGGATAAATCAGAAGTACGTGAAATAGCAAAACGGATGGGTCTTCCTGTTGCGGAAAAACCAGAATCACAAGAAATTTGTTTTATCCCTGAAAATGATTATCGCTCTTTTTTAAAGAAGAAGGGGATGGAGTTCACTCCTGGCTTTTTTAAATTGGCTTCTGGCCAAATCATTGGCAAACACCAAGGAAAAGAAGGTTTTACAATTGGCCAAAGAAAAGGTCTTGGCATTGCTTGGAAAAATCCATTGTATGTTCTCGCAATTGAAGATGATGGAACTGTGGTTCTTGGCGAAGAAGAAGAAACCGTATCAGAATCTTTTGTATTAGAAGAAATTACCTACCAAGCACTAAACCCTATGGAAGTGGGCGAATCCAAAGAAATGAAAGTCCAAATCCGTTACCGAAGTGCACCTGTTTATTGTTTGGTGACTTCACTTGGAAATACTTGGAAAGTGGAATTTTTAGAGGATGTAAAAAGTGTCACTCCTGGCCAGTCGGCAACATTTTATCCAACAAATGGTGATTACCTATTTGCAGGTGGAATTATACAAAAAGGTTCCATCACTCGTAAGGTAAAAAAGAGCACTGTTGTTGCTTTGGCGGAGAGTGTTACCATTTGA
- a CDS encoding lipoprotein: MNKTLTRIILSFAIAILVWNCKSKETKEVVPQAKDTENEVILEFTKAKEGFISETLFQVAVSSVLESESARAEEAKTIAEQKSLNLLKTYTIPNLSDKGRKELREISKEGKIVDKNVSIGGRYFFLYQIQKTNLKRLVTKDLE; encoded by the coding sequence ATGAACAAAACTTTAACAAGGATTATCCTTTCTTTCGCTATTGCTATTCTCGTTTGGAATTGTAAATCCAAAGAAACCAAAGAAGTTGTGCCACAGGCCAAAGATACAGAAAACGAAGTAATTCTAGAGTTTACGAAAGCAAAGGAAGGATTTATTTCTGAAACTTTGTTTCAAGTTGCAGTGTCTAGTGTTTTGGAATCAGAATCTGCAAGGGCTGAAGAAGCAAAAACCATTGCCGAACAAAAGTCTCTTAACTTATTAAAAACATATACCATTCCCAATCTTTCCGATAAGGGAAGGAAAGAACTCCGTGAAATTTCGAAAGAAGGAAAGATTGTGGATAAAAACGTTTCTATTGGTGGAAGGTATTTTTTCTTATACCAAATTCAAAAAACCAATTTGAAACGTCTCGTTACTAAAGACTTAGAATGA
- a CDS encoding alpha-hydroxy-acid oxidizing protein, with product MKSVEGKTILIIGGGLLQVPIIQTAKTMRLHTVVADMNPASIGFQIADEAIVMSTKDVEGMVRESKKFAQNSSIHGVITAGTDASMTVAAVASALQLPGIRFVDAEAASNKVKMRQRLKEFGMPIPRFAPVWSLQDAKDALDSLTFPLVMKPADNMGARGVIKVNNKDDLPTAFRHAKRFCPTGELILEEYMEGPELSVDALAFQGQIRMTGIADRIIEREPYFIEVGHNMPSAMSKEILDEVERVMAGGMRALGIHLGAGKGDIKVTKDGVKIGEIAARLSGGFMSAFTYPLSTGVNLNRAALLISLGETPDNLDPVFSRISIERSLLSKPGKLISIGGVEETKKIDGVSEVFIQSKPGDIIKEPTNNIDKSGHVIIVADNLKDAELVFEKVKETIRFEVDEQFSITEKEIGDQARIRFGKDICWVCKQCDGSNCASGIPGMGGVGRMETFHDNSEALLEYSILPGYIRDHVVPEIQTKFLGFDLKTPIMAAPMTGVGTNMNFVMTDADYANLVVRSFVQNGSLAWLGDGASPDKYKIMLEALKKSSGKGVLICKPREDESMLIDRFSEAEADGVFALGMDIDAVNFKTMVQKNLSSITRPLDRLVRLKEKTKLPFILKGIMNPEDAKLAVEGGFSAIVVSNHGGRVLDGMPGTARVLPKIAEVVKGKIPLLVDGGIRSGMDVFKMLALGADAVLLGRPVAISLVGGEDAGIRFLLQKYSEELKQSMSVTGAKTLVDIKRSMLLHKLHG from the coding sequence TTGAAATCGGTAGAAGGAAAAACAATCCTTATCATCGGTGGGGGATTGTTACAAGTCCCCATCATCCAAACTGCAAAAACCATGCGACTGCATACAGTGGTTGCCGATATGAATCCCGCATCCATTGGTTTTCAAATCGCTGATGAAGCCATCGTTATGTCCACAAAAGATGTAGAGGGAATGGTTCGGGAGTCGAAAAAGTTTGCACAAAATTCTTCCATTCATGGTGTGATCACTGCTGGCACGGATGCCAGTATGACAGTCGCTGCTGTGGCTTCTGCTTTACAACTTCCCGGTATTCGGTTTGTGGATGCAGAAGCGGCATCGAACAAAGTGAAGATGCGCCAAAGATTAAAAGAATTCGGTATGCCTATCCCTCGTTTTGCGCCTGTTTGGTCATTGCAAGATGCCAAAGATGCACTTGACTCATTAACTTTTCCTTTGGTAATGAAACCTGCTGACAATATGGGGGCCCGTGGCGTAATCAAAGTCAATAACAAAGATGACCTTCCGACTGCCTTTCGTCATGCGAAAAGATTTTGTCCTACAGGGGAATTAATTTTAGAAGAGTATATGGAAGGTCCCGAACTTTCCGTCGATGCCTTGGCCTTTCAAGGCCAAATCCGAATGACTGGGATTGCCGATCGAATCATCGAAAGAGAACCATATTTTATTGAAGTAGGGCATAACATGCCTTCTGCGATGTCCAAAGAGATATTGGATGAAGTGGAACGAGTGATGGCTGGGGGGATGAGAGCTCTCGGAATTCATCTAGGAGCAGGGAAAGGTGATATCAAAGTCACAAAAGATGGCGTAAAAATTGGTGAAATTGCAGCTAGGCTTTCCGGCGGATTTATGTCAGCCTTTACTTACCCATTGTCCACAGGTGTGAATTTAAACCGCGCTGCCCTTTTGATTTCACTTGGAGAAACCCCGGATAACTTAGATCCTGTTTTTTCACGCATTTCCATCGAACGGTCGTTACTTTCAAAACCGGGTAAACTGATTTCAATTGGAGGAGTCGAAGAAACTAAAAAAATTGATGGAGTTTCTGAGGTTTTTATCCAATCCAAACCCGGTGATATCATAAAAGAACCCACAAATAATATCGATAAGTCGGGGCATGTCATCATTGTTGCAGATAACTTAAAAGATGCTGAACTTGTTTTTGAAAAGGTAAAAGAAACCATTCGTTTCGAAGTAGATGAACAATTTTCAATCACAGAAAAAGAAATAGGTGACCAAGCAAGGATTCGGTTTGGTAAAGATATTTGTTGGGTTTGTAAACAATGTGATGGTAGTAATTGTGCCTCCGGAATCCCAGGAATGGGTGGAGTGGGTCGAATGGAAACCTTCCATGACAATAGCGAAGCTCTTTTGGAATACTCTATCTTACCTGGTTATATACGTGATCATGTTGTGCCCGAAATCCAAACTAAGTTTTTGGGGTTTGATTTAAAAACTCCGATTATGGCGGCTCCTATGACGGGAGTAGGAACCAATATGAACTTTGTCATGACCGATGCGGATTATGCAAATTTAGTTGTTCGTTCGTTTGTTCAAAATGGAAGTCTTGCTTGGCTTGGTGATGGAGCTTCTCCTGATAAATACAAAATTATGTTGGAGGCTTTAAAGAAGTCTTCTGGAAAAGGGGTTTTAATTTGTAAACCAAGGGAAGATGAATCAATGTTAATCGATCGTTTTTCTGAAGCTGAAGCGGACGGAGTGTTCGCTCTTGGGATGGACATTGATGCAGTAAACTTCAAAACGATGGTGCAAAAGAATTTATCTAGCATTACAAGACCTTTGGACCGATTGGTTCGTTTGAAAGAAAAAACAAAACTTCCTTTCATTCTTAAAGGAATCATGAATCCGGAAGATGCAAAATTGGCAGTAGAAGGTGGTTTTTCTGCCATTGTTGTTTCAAATCATGGAGGTAGAGTTTTGGATGGAATGCCGGGAACCGCTCGTGTGCTTCCGAAAATTGCCGAAGTGGTAAAAGGAAAAATTCCTCTCCTTGTAGATGGTGGAATTCGTTCGGGTATGGATGTTTTTAAAATGTTAGCGCTTGGTGCCGATGCGGTTCTTCTTGGACGACCTGTAGCCATTTCCCTAGTTGGTGGTGAGGATGCGGGAATTCGTTTTCTTTTACAAAAATATTCGGAAGAACTAAAACAATCAATGAGTGTTACCGGAGCCAAAACTTTGGTGGACATTAAGCGATCTATGTTGCTTCATAAACTTCACGGTTGA
- the mpl17 gene encoding cell surface protein MPL17 encodes MKQIRFLFVISLLGFASSNFGTNELTADPLETHPIEISIKQKSPGKFELELFLPKDFGFQMEAPHRIFLSGTEGLKVLNADLKLKGPVHHKKPEYFEYLKPLTFQVEGKGKLQLDAKLFYCNFVKNICIPAKVNKSFSI; translated from the coding sequence ATGAAACAAATTCGATTTCTTTTTGTAATTTCTCTTTTGGGGTTTGCCAGTAGTAATTTTGGGACGAATGAGCTTACGGCAGATCCATTAGAAACTCACCCGATCGAAATTTCAATCAAACAGAAATCACCTGGTAAGTTCGAATTAGAATTGTTTTTGCCAAAAGACTTCGGGTTCCAAATGGAAGCACCGCATCGGATATTTTTATCCGGGACTGAGGGTCTTAAAGTTTTGAATGCAGATTTAAAACTAAAGGGGCCAGTGCACCACAAAAAACCAGAATACTTTGAATACTTAAAACCCTTAACCTTCCAAGTAGAAGGTAAGGGTAAGTTACAACTAGATGCGAAGTTGTTTTATTGTAACTTTGTGAAAAACATTTGTATACCTGCTAAAGTAAACAAATCGTTTTCTATTTAA